GATCGCAAGCGCTTGAATTCGCAAAATACCTTGAATCATTTGGCTTTGTCCCAGTTTTCTTGCCAACAATTGAAATAACTGAACCTGATTCTTGGGATGAAGTTGATGAAAAGATCAAAAGAATTGATGATTATACTGATATAATTTTCACAAGTTCAAACGCTGTGAGATTTTTCTTTGAAAGATTTGCGAAGTTTCATCCAATTGAAAAGTTGAGAACAAAAAAATTTCACGCTGTTGGCATAAAGACGAAAAGTGAGGTTGAGAAGTATGGTTTTAGTGTTGAAACTTTGCCGGCGAAATCGGATAAGGAAGATTTGTTCGCAAAGATTTTATCTGAAAAAAGAGGTTCAAGGTTTTTATTTCCACACGGTAACCTTGTTGACGAGCTCTCAATAAAACTTTTAAAGGAAAATGGTCTTGAGATTGACGATATAGTGGTTTATAAAACGGTAAAACCAGAGGTGAGCGAAGAGGAAAAAGAGAACATCAAAAAGATGATTGAAGATGGCGACATAAAATTTATAACTTTTTTCAGCCCATCAAGTGTAAGAAACTTTTTTGAAATTTTTGGTCAGATTAAATTTAATGGACAGAAAATTGCTGTTATTGGTGAAACGACATTGAGGGAGTGTGAAAAACTTGGTTTAAATGTTGACATAAATCCGATGAAGTTTAACCCCAAACCAGATGCGAAATTTCTCGCCGAGTTGATAAGTAAAGAAAAATAAATTTTGGGGCTAAAGTTGATGAATGATATATTTTTAAAAGCTTGTAAAGGAGAAAAGATTGAGCGAACCCCAATATGGATAATGCGTCAGGCGGGAAGATATTTACCTGAGTATAGAAAAGTGAGAGAAAAGTATGATTTTCTCACCATGATTAAAACCCCGGAACTTGCTTCTGAGGTTACGCTTCAACCTGTTGAGGTAATTAAAGTTGATGCAGGGATAATTTTTTCTGATATACTCGTTCTTCCAGAAGCGATGGGTTTAAAACTTTACATTGATGAGGGTAAAGGACCGCGATTTGAAAAAATTATTCAAAGCGAGGAAGATATTGAAAAACTTGAGATTCCAGATCCAACAGAAAAACTAAGATATGTCCTTGAGGCGATCAGATTAACAAAGCGAAACATTGATGTTCCCCTTATTGGTTTTGCTGGTTCGCCGTGGACCTTATTTGCATATATGGTTGATGATGGGCTTGGAAAGGATTTTAAAAATGCGAAGTTGTTTATTTACACAAGACCTGAACTTGCGCATAAACTTCTTGAGAAGGTTGCTATTGCTATTTCTGATTTTTTGATTTCACAAATTGAACACGGAGCAGACGCAGTTCAGATATTTGACACTTGGGGCGGTATCTTAAACTATGATGATTTTAAGGAGTTTTCGCTTAACTATATCATTTATGTGATTGAGAAAGTTAAATCAAAATTTGATGAAACTCCTGTAATTCTGTTTTCAAAGGGAACATGGCAATGGATTGAGGAAATCATAAATTCGGGTTGCGATGTTATAAGCATTGATTGGACATTTGATATCGGGAAAGCAAGGGAAAGATCTTCCGATAAAGTTTCAATACAGGGAAACCTTGACCCAGTGGTTCTTCTTTCTAAACCTGAAACGATCGTCCGGGAATCTATCAAGGTTCTTGAAAAGTATGGCATTGGGAACAGACACATTTTTAATCTCGGGCATGGAATTTTACCCGAAACCCCAGTTGAAAATGTTAAGTTACTTGTTGATACAGTGAAAACTGAAAGCAAAAAATATCACAAATAAAAATCAATATTAAGCCATGAAGTTTGAAAATGTTGATATAGAACTTTTAAAGAAATATGATCGCCCTGGACCAAGATATACAAGCTATCCACCAGCTCCGGCTTTTTCAAAAGACTTTGGTCCGGATGATTACAAAAACGCAATTATTGAAAACAATATCCAGAATTCAAATGCTGATCTGTCGCTTTATTTCCATATCCCCTTTTGTGATACATTGTGTTATTTTTGTGGTTGTAATATGCTTGTGACGCATAGGCGTGAGACGATAAGAAGATACCTTGACTATATTGAGAAGGAAATTGATATGGTTTGGAGATTGATCTCGCCAAGTAGAAAGGTAACGCAACTTCACTGGGGCGGTGGAACTCCATCTTATCTTAACCCCGATGAGATAAGAGAACTTGGAAATTTCATAAATGAGAGATTCAAATATGTAGATGATCCAGAGGTTGGAGTTGAGATTGATCCACGTGGTTTAACATATGAACATATGAAGGCATTTCGCGAAGTTGGATTTAACAGGATAAGCATGGGTGTGCAAGATTTTGATCCCAAGGTTCAAAAAGCTGTAAATAGAATTCAACCTGAGGAGATAACAAGGCAGGCGATTGATTGGGCGCGTGAGCTTGGATTTAAAAGCATAAATCTTGACTTGATCTATGGTTTGCCATTTCAAACTATTGAATCGTTTGAAAAAACGATTGATAAAGTGATTGAACTTTCGCCCGAGCGACTTGCTGTTTTTAATTTTGCATATGTTCCGTGGCTTAAGCCTCATCAGCGTGTGATAAAGAAAGAAGATTTACCAGCTCCAGAGGTTAAATTGAAAATTTTGAAAATGACGATAGAAAAATTAACTGATGCTGGATATGTTTACATTGGTATGGATCACTTTGCAAAACCAGATGATGAACTTGCAATTGCTCAGAAAGAAAAAACACTTTATAGAAATTTTCAGGGTTACTCAACACGAGCAGGTGCTGATTTATATGCCTTTGGGATGTCTGCAATAAGTCAGTTTCAAAATATCTACGCCCAGAATTATAAGGAATTAAAAGACTATTACGCAAGGATTGATGAGGGTAAATTCCCAACTGCGCTTGGATACAAAATGAATCAGGATGATATCATAAGAAAACATGTAATAATGCGATTGATGTGCGATATGGAGATCACAAAAAGTGAAGTTGAAGAAAGATTTGGGATAAGCTTTGATGAATACTTCGCTGATTCGTTACCGAAGTTAAAGGAATTTATTGATGATGGACTTATTGAGTTAACAGGTGACAAAATAATCGTAACCCTAATGGGACGACTTGTGATAAGGAATATAGCTATGTGCTTTGACGCATATCTTGAAAAAATGATGAAAGAAAAGCCAATTTTTTCAAGGACTGTTTAAGCCTTACAGAAATAGATAGGGCTTCCAACTATCGTCAATTTCGCCAACGAAATTTTTGATGAAAAGTATTGGATTTGGTCGCATCGGTTTTCTCAATAATTTCATTCCAGCTTCCTCGGGGGTTCTATCCCCCTTCCTATTATTGCACTGCACACATGCACATACAAGGTTTTCCCAGGTATCTTCTCCACCTTTTGACTTTGGGATGACATGGTCAACTGTGAGCGGAACACCTGTGCGACCACAATATTGGCATCTGTAATTGTCCCGTTTGAGGATGTTTTTCCTCGTCAAAATTACCCTGCGATATGGCATGTGGATGTAATACGATAATCTTACAACCGTTGGAAATGGTATTGAATAGGAAACAGACCTTATGTATTGTCCTTCCCTTGCTGCGATAAGTTCAGCTTTCCCAAGATAAATTAAATTAATTGCTTTTTTAACAGGACAAATGCTCATCGGCTCGTAATTTTGATTTAATACAAGAACTTTTTTGTGCAATGGATTTGAATGTTTTTCTTTCTCCTCGTATAGGCGAAATTTGAATTGAACCTCTTCCCTGAATTTAACTCACCTCCATGAAAATTTTAAAATTTTTTATTTTAAATTTAAAACTCTTTTTGCACCCATAAAAGTTCTTTCAAGTCGCTCGCTGTAAAGTTTGCTTTTTTTATCCAAACTGTTCAACCTTACAAATCCAGATGCGTGAATTATTTCTTTGTCTTTCCCAGTATAAATTCCCACATGAGTTATTCTTTTGCCATCTGAACTGAAAAACAGGAGATCTCCCTTTTTAAATTTTTTTAAATCTTTGCCAACATATTTCCCAATTTTCCACTGCATATCCGAATCCCTTGGCAATTGAACTCCGTTTATTCTGAAAACAGTTTGGACAAAGCCAGAGCAATCAAAACCTTTTGGCGTTTTCCCGCCCCAAATATAAGATACACCCAAAAACCTCTTTGCGGTTTGAATTATATCATCTGGTTTTGGTCTTTCGGCAAATTTAAATTTTCTCGCTTCGTTTTTTCGTATGAATCCATATGTTTCGTCAGGTAATTCAATTTTGAGCCATCCGTTTTTTATCTCAATATAATTCAGAATGGAACAAATGACCACATCTCTTAGAGCGGTTGAATTTTTATCAGGTTTTGAATAGATAAAACCTAAGTTTGAAATAAACTCAATTTTTTGTTTTTGGACATATTCTGAAAATTTAGGTTCATCCATCAGAACAACCTGCGGTTTATACACCCAACCGATATATCCGTCAAAATGTAATCTTATCCTTACCCAATCATCTTTTATTTCAAGAACATCAAAGGTTTCACCAAGTATGATTTGCGTTATCTGTTCGCTTCGCATAGATGGATCTTTGAAAACGGGTGCTGTTCCAGTATTACATATGCCATACTTTAAAGTGAGTTCTTCGGGAGGTAGAAGTTTTATAGGGATTGATATAGATTGAGTTTTCAAAATTTTTTGAAGTTTTTTGAAGATTTTCTCATCCGAAACCTTGATCAAGCCCTCAGATAATTCAAAAACGCACAATCTCGTGTCAATTTCAAATTTTCTGCGAATTTCTTCAATTTTTAGGTTTGGTTCTTCCATATTTAGAGCATCAGTTTTTGCATTTTTTAAAATATAACGCAGAGCGAGATAATTGTCAAATTAATTTCTATAAAATTTGACTTTGAAACTTAAAAGTTTTATATTTGTGTTGGTTACAAGCCGAGGTGGCGGAATTGGTAGACGCGCACGTTTGAGGGGCGTGTGGGGCAACCCGTGCGGGTTCGAGTCCCGCCCTCGGCACTAAATCCCATCAAAATTAAAATTTTTTAACCCTTGTTCCCTATATTGAATTTCTCTTGATTTTTCCATCCTGTCTCATTAATTTAAAAACACGAAATAAAAACAAAAGTATGGTTCTTACCATGCGAATTATTACCTTTTTAACTCTCGCCTTAATTTCCTTCCATCTTATTTTTGCTCAAGGTAGTGGTTCTTACACAGCATCTGTTACTGGGAAAATTGTTGACAATGAAGGGAAACCAGTCCCCGATGTTGAAGTTATTGCAAAAAATGTTGAGACAGGTTATACTCGTGGTGCTATTACAACAGCAAGTGGAATTTACAATATCTTATCTGTACCGCCAGGGACTTATGAGATAACCGTTCTTCATGTTGCTTATGGGAAACAAACGAAGATTGTTGAGTTGGTAGTTGGTGAAAAAGCTACAGTTAACTTTACCATTGTTCCAAAGGAAATACAGGTTGGAGAGGTTGTCGTAACAGCGGAATTGCCTGAATATGAGGTTAAAAAGACGGAGCTTTCAGTTCCTCTAAGACCTCAGCAGATCTCGGCTTTGCCGGTTAACACACGTAATTTCCTTGAGCTTACAGCTCTTGTGCCTGGTTTGAAACCAATTGGAGCGACATTCGGAAGTGGAGCAATGCAACCAACATGGGTTGGGTTTTATTTTGAAGGAACGGAATATAAAAATGAAATTGTTGAGGGTGGACTTGCAGGTCAATTTTTAAGTAGTGGAAACCCATTTCCACTTGATGCTGTGAAGGAAGCGAGGGTTATAACTCAGCTTTACAAAGCGGAATATGCTAAAGCTGGTGGTGGCGTTATAACTGCGGTATCAAAAACTGGAACAAATGAATTTCATGGAACTGCTTTCTTTACATATCGTGAAAAGTCTTTGAATGCAAGGGGACCATTTGAAACTGCAAAGCCGAACTTTAAACGTTTTCAAACTGGTGTGAGCTTAGGTGGTCCAATTATAAGAGACAAACTTCATTTCTTTGTATCCTATGAAGGAACTTCGCTTGATAAATTTGCAACTGTCACAGTTGGTCAGCAATTTGCACAATATGCTGGAACATTTAAAGTTCCATTTGCTGGTCATGTTGGGGTGGCGAGATTAACATTTCAACCTACAGTTAATCACTTCCTTGATTTCAGCTATTACGGGAGATTTGATAAAGATCATATTGGCGTCGGTGGTTTATCTGTTTATGAAAGAGGACGACTTTTCTATAACAGAGTTTATAACTATGTCTTGAAGCATCAATATATAATTTCGCCTAATTTAATGAACGAGGCAAGAATTAATTTCCAGCGCTATAATTGGGAGATTGCAAATATTGCACCGTTCCCAACGCCTGGTAAAATATACCCAAGTGCATATATTGGAGCTTTTTCACATGCACCGCAGAATTGGTTCCAGGATAGATACGCACTTTACGATGATATAACTTATACCACTGGCAACCATATTATAAAGGGTGGATTTTTCGTTCAAAGGTTAAGATATGAAGCAAATCAAAAACTTTATCTCCATCCGATATTTTATTTCCTGCGTGATACCAGCACGGCTCCATATCAAGCAAGGGTCGGAGTTGGCATACCAACGGTTGAAAAATGGAACACGCAATTGGGTGTGTATATTCAGGACGACTGGGCTGTTACACCGTATCTAACTTTGAATATCGGGATTAGATGGGATTATGAATCAAATATGATAAACAATGATTTTGCAGTTCCAGATACAATAAGAAGAGACTTAAGTCAATTTTTCCCTGCAAAATATTTTTCAACGGGTAAGGATAGAAAACCATATTGGAAAGCATTTCAACCAAGAGTTGGTGTTTCTTATGACATAAGCAAAGAAGGAAAGACTGTGATTTTTGGTGGAGCAGGGATTTATTATGATAGACATGTTTGGAATGTTGCTTCTGATGAGATTTTAAGATACACTTGGAAAGTTTATTATCTTGATTTTGGTCCTAATAGAATTCCTTGGGATGACAGATATTATAACCGTGATGAACTTCTTAATTTAATTGCACAGGGTAGAGTTCCGGCACCCGAGGTGTTTTTGATCCCGAATGATTTAAAACCACCAATGACAATTCAGTTTAGCATTGGCTTGCGCCAAAGATTTGGAGATATAGTTACAAGCATAAGTTACACGGGCGTTAGAGGATATAATGAAATAACGACATATAATGCGAATTGGAAAAATAACTTAACAACTAAATATGGTTCAATCCAAGTCTGGACAGATGAAGGTAATTCATGGTATGATGCTATCTATTTTACATTTGATAAACCGTATAAGCCTGGTTCATTTGGTTTGAACATTGCCTATACTTTATCTTGGACTTACGATGAATTTGATAATACGATTTACTACGGTTATTCATATTATACAAATCCAAATATGCTGAAAAAGGCGCCTTCAACGCTTGATGAAAGACATAGAATTTCAATTAATGGTATATTTGATCTGCCATTTGGATTTAAGCTAAGTGGGTGGGGAACATTTGCAACCGGGAGACCATATCTTGTTTACACTGGAACGGATGATAATAATGATGGTGTTTTGGGCAATGATTATCCGGCTGGATTAGGTAGAAACGCCGGTAGGGTTCCAGGTCAAAGATTCATATTCAAGTATGTATTTGCCGAGAGAAACTTTAACTTGCGTTTGTCAAAAGATTTTTCATATCGTGGATTTACTCTGACATTAATGCTTGAGGCATTTAATGTGTTTAACTGGACTAACTTTGGAGGTTATGTTGGTAATATGAGGTCAGCATTGTTTGGTAAACCAACAACAGCTGGTGCTCCAAGGCAAATTCAGCTTGGTACCAGGGTGAGCTTCTAAAGTAAAAAACCCCGGGATTTTCCCGGGGTTTTTTAGTTTAACTCACTTTATAACCTACAAGCTCACGCCTTTTTCCATTTTCGTTACGAGTTGCGGGTGTTTCGTGTTTTACAGGACCGATGCCTGATGAAAACCAAATGTAATTTTTTGAAGTAAAACTTGC
Above is a window of Candidatus Kryptobacter tengchongensis DNA encoding:
- a CDS encoding Uroporphyrinogen-III synthase, with the protein product MKVLITRDRSQALEFAKYLESFGFVPVFLPTIEITEPDSWDEVDEKIKRIDDYTDIIFTSSNAVRFFFERFAKFHPIEKLRTKKFHAVGIKTKSEVEKYGFSVETLPAKSDKEDLFAKILSEKRGSRFLFPHGNLVDELSIKLLKENGLEIDDIVVYKTVKPEVSEEEKENIKKMIEDGDIKFITFFSPSSVRNFFEIFGQIKFNGQKIAVIGETTLRECEKLGLNVDINPMKFNPKPDAKFLAELISKEK
- a CDS encoding uroporphyrinogen decarboxylase, which translates into the protein MNDIFLKACKGEKIERTPIWIMRQAGRYLPEYRKVREKYDFLTMIKTPELASEVTLQPVEVIKVDAGIIFSDILVLPEAMGLKLYIDEGKGPRFEKIIQSEEDIEKLEIPDPTEKLRYVLEAIRLTKRNIDVPLIGFAGSPWTLFAYMVDDGLGKDFKNAKLFIYTRPELAHKLLEKVAIAISDFLISQIEHGADAVQIFDTWGGILNYDDFKEFSLNYIIYVIEKVKSKFDETPVILFSKGTWQWIEEIINSGCDVISIDWTFDIGKARERSSDKVSIQGNLDPVVLLSKPETIVRESIKVLEKYGIGNRHIFNLGHGILPETPVENVKLLVDTVKTESKKYHK
- a CDS encoding oxygen-independent coproporphyrinogen-3 oxidase, with the protein product MKFENVDIELLKKYDRPGPRYTSYPPAPAFSKDFGPDDYKNAIIENNIQNSNADLSLYFHIPFCDTLCYFCGCNMLVTHRRETIRRYLDYIEKEIDMVWRLISPSRKVTQLHWGGGTPSYLNPDEIRELGNFINERFKYVDDPEVGVEIDPRGLTYEHMKAFREVGFNRISMGVQDFDPKVQKAVNRIQPEEITRQAIDWARELGFKSINLDLIYGLPFQTIESFEKTIDKVIELSPERLAVFNFAYVPWLKPHQRVIKKEDLPAPEVKLKILKMTIEKLTDAGYVYIGMDHFAKPDDELAIAQKEKTLYRNFQGYSTRAGADLYAFGMSAISQFQNIYAQNYKELKDYYARIDEGKFPTALGYKMNQDDIIRKHVIMRLMCDMEITKSEVEERFGISFDEYFADSLPKLKEFIDDGLIELTGDKIIVTLMGRLVIRNIAMCFDAYLEKMMKEKPIFSRTV
- a CDS encoding 5-methylcytosine-specific restriction endonuclease McrA, which produces MSICPVKKAINLIYLGKAELIAAREGQYIRSVSYSIPFPTVVRLSYYIHMPYRRVILTRKNILKRDNYRCQYCGRTGVPLTVDHVIPKSKGGEDTWENLVCACVQCNNRKGDRTPEEAGMKLLRKPMRPNPILFIKNFVGEIDDSWKPYLFL
- a CDS encoding Cell wall-associated hydrolase, NlpC family: MEEPNLKIEEIRRKFEIDTRLCVFELSEGLIKVSDEKIFKKLQKILKTQSISIPIKLLPPEELTLKYGICNTGTAPVFKDPSMRSEQITQIILGETFDVLEIKDDWVRIRLHFDGYIGWVYKPQVVLMDEPKFSEYVQKQKIEFISNLGFIYSKPDKNSTALRDVVICSILNYIEIKNGWLKIELPDETYGFIRKNEARKFKFAERPKPDDIIQTAKRFLGVSYIWGGKTPKGFDCSGFVQTVFRINGVQLPRDSDMQWKIGKYVGKDLKKFKKGDLLFFSSDGKRITHVGIYTGKDKEIIHASGFVRLNSLDKKSKLYSERLERTFMGAKRVLNLK
- a CDS encoding Carboxypeptidase regulatory-like domain-containing protein; amino-acid sequence: MRIITFLTLALISFHLIFAQGSGSYTASVTGKIVDNEGKPVPDVEVIAKNVETGYTRGAITTASGIYNILSVPPGTYEITVLHVAYGKQTKIVELVVGEKATVNFTIVPKEIQVGEVVVTAELPEYEVKKTELSVPLRPQQISALPVNTRNFLELTALVPGLKPIGATFGSGAMQPTWVGFYFEGTEYKNEIVEGGLAGQFLSSGNPFPLDAVKEARVITQLYKAEYAKAGGGVITAVSKTGTNEFHGTAFFTYREKSLNARGPFETAKPNFKRFQTGVSLGGPIIRDKLHFFVSYEGTSLDKFATVTVGQQFAQYAGTFKVPFAGHVGVARLTFQPTVNHFLDFSYYGRFDKDHIGVGGLSVYERGRLFYNRVYNYVLKHQYIISPNLMNEARINFQRYNWEIANIAPFPTPGKIYPSAYIGAFSHAPQNWFQDRYALYDDITYTTGNHIIKGGFFVQRLRYEANQKLYLHPIFYFLRDTSTAPYQARVGVGIPTVEKWNTQLGVYIQDDWAVTPYLTLNIGIRWDYESNMINNDFAVPDTIRRDLSQFFPAKYFSTGKDRKPYWKAFQPRVGVSYDISKEGKTVIFGGAGIYYDRHVWNVASDEILRYTWKVYYLDFGPNRIPWDDRYYNRDELLNLIAQGRVPAPEVFLIPNDLKPPMTIQFSIGLRQRFGDIVTSISYTGVRGYNEITTYNANWKNNLTTKYGSIQVWTDEGNSWYDAIYFTFDKPYKPGSFGLNIAYTLSWTYDEFDNTIYYGYSYYTNPNMLKKAPSTLDERHRISINGIFDLPFGFKLSGWGTFATGRPYLVYTGTDDNNDGVLGNDYPAGLGRNAGRVPGQRFIFKYVFAERNFNLRLSKDFSYRGFTLTLMLEAFNVFNWTNFGGYVGNMRSALFGKPTTAGAPRQIQLGTRVSF